One window of Microbacterium sp. Root61 genomic DNA carries:
- a CDS encoding Dyp-type peroxidase, with amino-acid sequence MRAPDKGARRPGSTRRQFLLGGAVAGVGAAAAIGIDTALTQTQTQTTTPASTPLNGESVVPFHGAHQAGIDTDAQAHATFIGLDLHPQTDKDALRRMMGILTDDAARLTQGVPALADSEPELAVSPARLTVTFGFGPGLVARAGGTRPSWLAPLPAFGVDRLRPEFCDGDLLIQVAADDPLTVAHATRMLLKDTRSFATVRWTQHGFRRAYGSVAPGTTMRNLFGQVDGTSNPRPGTSDFDRVVWASTGWLAGGTSMVVRRIHMDLDKWDRLDRSGREQSVGRTLGNGAPLTGTAEHDEPDFEATTAIGFPVIPEFSHLRRSRPEDTAQRIFRRAYNYDTAPTGDQVSDSGLVFVSFQADVERQFTPIQQRLDELDLLNEWTVPIGSAVFAIPPGCDENGYIGEGLLS; translated from the coding sequence ATGCGCGCGCCCGACAAGGGCGCACGTCGACCAGGCTCGACCCGGCGACAGTTCCTCCTCGGAGGCGCTGTCGCCGGCGTCGGCGCCGCCGCCGCGATCGGCATCGACACCGCGCTCACGCAGACGCAGACGCAGACCACCACTCCCGCATCCACCCCGCTGAACGGCGAGAGCGTCGTGCCGTTCCACGGCGCCCATCAGGCCGGGATCGATACCGACGCGCAGGCGCATGCCACCTTCATCGGGCTGGATCTTCACCCGCAGACCGACAAGGACGCGCTGCGTCGCATGATGGGCATCCTCACCGACGATGCCGCCCGGCTGACACAGGGCGTGCCGGCGCTCGCCGACTCGGAACCGGAGCTTGCGGTCTCGCCCGCGCGACTGACCGTGACCTTCGGGTTCGGCCCCGGGCTCGTCGCCCGGGCAGGCGGGACCCGTCCGTCCTGGCTGGCACCGCTCCCCGCATTCGGGGTCGACCGGTTGAGACCCGAGTTCTGCGACGGCGACCTCCTGATCCAGGTCGCCGCCGATGACCCGCTGACGGTCGCGCACGCAACCCGGATGCTACTGAAGGACACCCGCAGCTTCGCGACCGTGCGGTGGACGCAGCACGGGTTCCGTCGCGCGTACGGTTCGGTGGCACCCGGCACGACCATGCGGAACCTGTTCGGTCAGGTCGATGGAACCTCGAACCCGAGACCCGGAACCTCGGACTTCGACCGCGTCGTGTGGGCAAGCACCGGCTGGCTCGCCGGTGGCACGAGCATGGTGGTGCGCCGCATCCACATGGATCTGGACAAATGGGACCGCTTGGACCGCTCCGGGCGGGAGCAATCGGTGGGCCGCACCCTCGGCAACGGTGCACCCCTGACCGGCACTGCGGAACACGATGAGCCGGACTTCGAAGCGACCACTGCCATCGGATTCCCCGTCATCCCAGAGTTCTCCCACCTGCGCCGCTCACGCCCGGAGGACACCGCCCAGCGGATCTTCCGTCGCGCCTACAACTACGACACTGCGCCTACCGGGGATCAGGTCTCCGACTCCGGGTTGGTGTTCGTGTCGTTCCAGGCTGACGTCGAACGGCAGTTCACGCCCATCCAGCAGCGCCTGGACGAGCTCGATCTGCTGAACGAGTGGACTGTTCCGATCGGCTCGGCCGTGTTCGCCATTCCTCCCGGGTGCGATGAGAACGGCTACATCGGGGAGGGGCTCCTGAGCTGA
- a CDS encoding copper chaperone PCu(A)C: MTTRTTNIARLGILLAAAVALSGCAGTTTPEAEETAPAGTSVTITDGWVKSAESGMSAAFGELSNDSDHDVTVVSATTESSTMVELHETVENDAGELVMRQIDGGFVIPADGSLSLGPGGNHIMLMGLTAPLQAGHDVTFTLTFSDGSTYEFTAPVKDYSGANENYVGGESETEMDSGH, from the coding sequence ATGACCACTCGCACTACCAACATCGCCCGGCTGGGCATCCTCCTCGCCGCCGCTGTCGCACTGTCCGGCTGCGCCGGCACCACAACGCCGGAAGCAGAGGAGACCGCGCCGGCCGGAACGTCGGTCACGATCACCGACGGATGGGTGAAGTCCGCCGAGTCGGGCATGTCCGCCGCATTCGGCGAACTGAGCAACGATTCCGACCACGACGTCACCGTCGTCTCGGCGACCACGGAGTCCTCCACCATGGTCGAACTGCACGAGACCGTGGAGAACGACGCGGGAGAACTCGTCATGCGACAGATCGACGGCGGCTTCGTCATCCCCGCCGACGGCAGTCTCTCCCTCGGGCCGGGCGGCAACCACATCATGCTCATGGGGCTGACCGCGCCGCTGCAGGCTGGTCACGATGTCACTTTCACGCTGACCTTCTCCGATGGCTCGACCTACGAGTTCACGGCCCCGGTGAAGGACTACTCCGGAGCGAACGAGAACTACGTAGGCGGCGAGTCCGAGACCGAGATGGACTCCGGCCACTGA
- a CDS encoding copper resistance CopC family protein: MRRIQMTVIAMLVAGAAAFGAAAPAAAHDELQGSSPSSEERLALAPETVTLTFSADVLAVGAAVIVVDDSGRDWVSGEPLVDQATVTAMLDPGMPVAGYEIRWRVVSSDGHPISGIIPFTVGDAAPLARTATPDASTSPVDAGTGTESQSTQENEGALRVVLIGAGGAVIAIAVFALIHFLRRRANRGGTGASDE; encoded by the coding sequence ATGCGTCGCATCCAGATGACAGTGATCGCAATGCTGGTCGCGGGAGCGGCAGCGTTCGGGGCAGCTGCCCCGGCGGCCGCCCATGACGAGCTGCAGGGCAGTTCTCCGTCATCCGAGGAACGGCTTGCGCTAGCCCCCGAAACGGTGACGCTGACGTTCTCGGCGGACGTTCTCGCCGTGGGCGCCGCAGTGATCGTCGTCGACGATTCCGGTCGTGACTGGGTGTCCGGCGAACCTCTCGTGGATCAGGCGACGGTGACGGCGATGCTGGATCCGGGGATGCCGGTCGCGGGCTACGAGATCCGGTGGCGGGTGGTGTCTTCGGACGGACACCCGATCAGCGGCATCATCCCGTTCACCGTCGGCGACGCCGCACCGCTCGCACGAACAGCCACACCGGACGCGTCCACGTCCCCCGTGGACGCCGGAACAGGCACGGAAAGTCAGAGCACACAGGAGAACGAGGGCGCCCTCCGGGTCGTCCTGATCGGCGCGGGCGGGGCGGTCATCGCGATCGCCGTGTTCGCCCTCATCCATTTCCTCCGCCGCCGCGCGAACCGCGGCGGTACCGGCGCATCCGACGAATGA
- a CDS encoding sirohydrochlorin chelatase — protein MLLAISHGTSSPDGQSAVARLVAAVADRLPDVSVRLGHVDVQQPDVAASLAAVPDDEPVVIVPLLLSAGYHVRTDLRQQSAHHPGVRIADALGPDPRLAEVLAARLGPLADDDRVVLAVAGSSDERANEDCRTMAATLATLLGRRVDIGFLAAADPRLDVAVATARADSAGVVVAGYLLAPGFFHDLAVRLSAGVRVSRPLLDDDEPAALLVDIVIDRYRAAAHRR, from the coding sequence GTGCTCCTCGCCATCTCCCACGGCACATCGTCGCCCGACGGCCAGTCCGCCGTCGCCCGATTGGTGGCCGCCGTGGCCGACCGTCTCCCCGACGTTTCCGTCCGGCTCGGACACGTCGATGTGCAGCAGCCCGATGTCGCGGCATCCCTCGCCGCCGTTCCGGACGACGAGCCGGTCGTGATCGTGCCCCTGCTGCTGTCAGCCGGCTATCACGTGCGCACCGACCTCCGGCAGCAGAGTGCGCACCATCCCGGCGTCCGCATCGCCGATGCGCTGGGCCCCGACCCCCGGCTCGCCGAGGTGCTCGCCGCTCGGCTGGGTCCGCTCGCCGACGACGACCGCGTCGTCCTGGCCGTGGCCGGATCCAGCGACGAACGGGCGAACGAGGATTGCCGCACCATGGCCGCGACGCTCGCGACTCTTCTCGGCCGCCGAGTGGACATCGGGTTCCTGGCCGCCGCGGACCCGCGTCTCGATGTCGCCGTCGCGACCGCGCGCGCAGACAGCGCCGGCGTGGTCGTCGCCGGCTACCTCCTCGCACCGGGCTTCTTCCACGACCTCGCCGTCCGGCTCAGCGCGGGTGTCCGCGTGTCGAGACCGCTGCTGGACGACGACGAGCCCGCCGCGCTGCTCGTCGACATCGTCATCGACCGCTACCGAGCGGCCGCCCACCGGCGCTGA